The Pan paniscus chromosome 1, NHGRI_mPanPan1-v2.0_pri, whole genome shotgun sequence genome has a segment encoding these proteins:
- the LDLRAD2 gene encoding low-density lipoprotein receptor class A domain-containing protein 2 isoform X2, giving the protein MEACCLLQLPQRLLLLGAAALTATALETADLAELCGQTWQGDALLLRSHAASRRFYFVAPDTDCGLWVQAADPGDRIRFQFRFFLVYSLTPAPPALNTSSPAPADPCAPGSYLQFYEGPSGAPRPLGSPLCGLTIPVPVASSGPFLGLRLVTRGRQPRVDFVGEVTSFPLGPCGAYFRCQNGRCIPSSLVCDPWGMDNCGDGSDQGSWSPADCRGSQL; this is encoded by the exons ATGGAGGCTTGTTGTCTTCTGCAGTTGCCCCAAAGGTTGCTCTTGCTGGGGGCAGCCGCCCTGACTGCAACTGCTTTGGAGACAG CCGACCTGGCGGAACTGTGCGGGCAGACGTGGCAGGGGGACGCGCTGCTGCTGCGCTCGCACGCCGCATCGCGCAGGTTCTACTTCGTGGCTCCGGACACCGACTGCGGGCTCTGGGTGCAGGCGGCGGACCCCGGCGACCGGATCCGCTTCCAGTTCCGCTTCTTCCTGGTCTACAGCCTGACCCCCGCGCCCCCGGCGCTCAACACCTCCTCCCCGGCCCCGGCCGACCCGTGCGCCCCCGGCTCCTACCTGCAGTTCTACGAGGGCCCGTCGGGGGCGCCCCGGCCCCTGGGGTCCCCCCTGTGCGGCCTGACCATCCCGGTGCCTGTGGCATCCTCCGGACCCTTTCTAGGCCTGCGCCTGGTCACGAGAGGCCGCCAGCCCCGCGTGGACTTCGTGGGCGAAGTCACCTCTTTCCCTCTGG GACCTTGTGGTGCCTACTTCCGCTGCCAGAATGGCAGGTGCATCCCCTCAAGCCTCGTGTGTGACCCCTGGGGCATGGACAACTGTGGCGATGGCAGTGACCAGGGCTCCTGGTCACCAGCTGACTGCAGAG GCTCCCAGCTCTGA
- the LDLRAD2 gene encoding low-density lipoprotein receptor class A domain-containing protein 2 isoform X1, producing MEACCLLQLPQRLLLLGAAALTATALETADLAELCGQTWQGDALLLRSHAASRRFYFVAPDTDCGLWVQAADPGDRIRFQFRFFLVYSLTPAPPALNTSSPAPADPCAPGSYLQFYEGPSGAPRPLGSPLCGLTIPVPVASSGPFLGLRLVTRGRQPRVDFVGEVTSFPLGPCGAYFRCQNGRCIPSSLVCDPWGMDNCGDGSDQGSWSPADCRGQCGVWTGPY from the exons ATGGAGGCTTGTTGTCTTCTGCAGTTGCCCCAAAGGTTGCTCTTGCTGGGGGCAGCCGCCCTGACTGCAACTGCTTTGGAGACAG CCGACCTGGCGGAACTGTGCGGGCAGACGTGGCAGGGGGACGCGCTGCTGCTGCGCTCGCACGCCGCATCGCGCAGGTTCTACTTCGTGGCTCCGGACACCGACTGCGGGCTCTGGGTGCAGGCGGCGGACCCCGGCGACCGGATCCGCTTCCAGTTCCGCTTCTTCCTGGTCTACAGCCTGACCCCCGCGCCCCCGGCGCTCAACACCTCCTCCCCGGCCCCGGCCGACCCGTGCGCCCCCGGCTCCTACCTGCAGTTCTACGAGGGCCCGTCGGGGGCGCCCCGGCCCCTGGGGTCCCCCCTGTGCGGCCTGACCATCCCGGTGCCTGTGGCATCCTCCGGACCCTTTCTAGGCCTGCGCCTGGTCACGAGAGGCCGCCAGCCCCGCGTGGACTTCGTGGGCGAAGTCACCTCTTTCCCTCTGG GACCTTGTGGTGCCTACTTCCGCTGCCAGAATGGCAGGTGCATCCCCTCAAGCCTCGTGTGTGACCCCTGGGGCATGGACAACTGTGGCGATGGCAGTGACCAGGGCTCCTGGTCACCAGCTGACTGCAGAGGTCAGTGCGGGGTGTGGACTGGGCCCTACTGA